In Nitrospira sp., one genomic interval encodes:
- a CDS encoding cation transporting ATPase C-terminal domain-containing protein, producing MAEMWYLLNSRYILRPVLSREGLFGNSYVWIVIGACALLQLAYVHTAPLQAVFHSTDLSLTEWGRVMLVGLFVFTIAETEKAIIRSATKNHAVQSATPTGKQPFHSDRERHA from the coding sequence ATGGCGGAGATGTGGTATCTCCTCAACAGTCGCTATATCCTCCGCCCCGTGTTATCGCGGGAGGGACTGTTCGGCAACTCCTATGTTTGGATCGTCATCGGCGCCTGCGCCCTGCTTCAACTCGCCTACGTCCATACGGCTCCGTTACAGGCCGTGTTTCATTCGACCGACTTGAGCCTGACGGAGTGGGGCCGGGTGATGCTGGTGGGCCTGTTCGTCTTTACGATCGCAGAGACGGAGAAGGCCATCATTCGTTCGGCGACCAAAAACCACGCCGTACAGTCGGCAACGCCGACAGGCAAGCAGCCATTCCATTCCGACCGGGAGCGTCACGCATGA
- a CDS encoding universal stress protein, whose protein sequence is MKTPARTTRTLLLAVDFSRPASRAVPYAIKLASVLNLSLTVVHVLQAPPGFTSWTPVTRRSLDPLRTKAMLELGRVIRFANDNQVPAKYKLLAGVPEDAILQTADEIRAGLIVMGTHGRSGLDRLKLGSVADAVLRRAHCPVFTIRAAAGGHPAVHPLRLNLGRILVATDFSPSSEAALRHATELARLLPAEVLLLHVAADSTETRIEEKFRRALSASRSGDVVGGQLLLQGDPAESILAHATRTKTRLIVMGTQGRRGMERLLLGSVAEAVIRGAHCPVLVVRNGGRHRRPAPPAPTAHRH, encoded by the coding sequence GTGAAAACACCCGCGCGCACGACACGCACCCTCCTCCTGGCCGTCGATTTTTCGAGACCTGCCTCCCGAGCCGTCCCCTACGCCATCAAGCTGGCGTCGGTCTTGAACCTGAGCCTCACCGTCGTCCATGTCCTCCAAGCGCCGCCCGGTTTCACGTCCTGGACACCCGTCACCCGCCGTTCGCTCGATCCCCTCAGGACCAAGGCCATGCTCGAATTGGGCCGCGTGATTCGTTTCGCGAACGACAATCAGGTGCCGGCCAAATACAAACTGCTCGCCGGGGTACCGGAAGATGCCATCCTGCAGACTGCCGACGAGATTCGAGCCGGCCTCATCGTGATGGGGACGCATGGTCGATCGGGGCTGGATCGCCTCAAGCTGGGGAGCGTCGCAGACGCCGTCCTGCGCAGGGCCCATTGCCCGGTGTTCACCATCCGCGCCGCAGCCGGCGGCCATCCCGCGGTCCATCCACTAAGGCTCAACTTGGGTCGAATTCTGGTGGCGACGGATTTTTCGCCCTCATCCGAGGCGGCGCTTCGGCACGCCACCGAGCTAGCGAGGCTGTTGCCTGCAGAGGTCCTGCTCCTCCATGTCGCGGCCGATTCTACAGAGACACGAATCGAGGAGAAGTTCCGACGGGCCCTCTCCGCTTCCCGATCCGGTGACGTGGTCGGAGGGCAGCTCTTGCTGCAGGGAGATCCAGCCGAGTCTATCCTGGCCCACGCGACACGCACAAAGACACGGCTCATCGTGATGGGGACTCAAGGTCGTCGTGGCATGGAACGGCTATTACTCGGAAGCGTGGCAGAGGCGGTGATTCGCGGCGCGCACTGTCCGGTGCTGGTAGTCAGGAATGGCGGACGACACCGACGCCCGGCTCCTCCGGCGCCGACTGCACATCGGCACTAG
- a CDS encoding universal stress protein → MNTLASIVAAIDFSEQARSAAERAALIAQEQRATLRLLHVVSSSSLDDLRNLVRGSAAVEESVLDEAHATLREAADALRNKTGVTAQKEVVTGQVIAVIRAAAEEADLLVLGARGTNPLRDLVLGTTAERLLRICRRPALVVKRAPEGAYGRVIVPVDFSSYSAPALAMAGLVAPHALISILHAFRVPFEARLRIAGATDDAIRRYCDEQRQDAVERLDRLITECLPRAQRAACIVEQGDPSPVILAQAQTQAADLIVIGKQGQSRAEELLLGSVTRHVLTGSTCDVLVVSP, encoded by the coding sequence ATGAACACACTGGCCTCGATCGTCGCGGCAATCGACTTTTCGGAGCAGGCCCGTTCCGCCGCCGAACGCGCCGCCCTCATCGCGCAGGAGCAGAGGGCCACACTCCGGCTGCTGCACGTCGTCAGCAGCTCCTCGCTGGACGATCTCCGGAACCTGGTGCGGGGATCCGCCGCCGTCGAGGAATCGGTGCTTGACGAAGCGCACGCCACCCTTCGGGAAGCGGCGGACGCTCTCCGCAACAAGACCGGCGTGACCGCTCAGAAAGAGGTCGTGACCGGTCAGGTTATCGCAGTCATCCGCGCTGCCGCCGAAGAGGCCGACCTATTGGTCCTCGGGGCACGGGGCACGAACCCGTTGCGCGATCTCGTGCTCGGGACGACGGCCGAGCGCCTCCTGCGGATCTGCCGACGCCCGGCCCTGGTCGTCAAACGTGCCCCGGAGGGAGCCTATGGACGGGTCATCGTGCCCGTCGACTTCTCGTCCTATTCAGCGCCCGCGCTCGCGATGGCCGGCCTGGTGGCTCCCCATGCGCTAATCAGCATCCTGCATGCGTTTCGCGTGCCCTTCGAAGCCAGGTTGCGCATCGCCGGAGCGACCGACGACGCCATCCGACGCTACTGCGACGAGCAACGCCAGGACGCCGTCGAACGTCTCGACCGACTGATCACCGAATGCCTGCCCCGGGCGCAGCGCGCCGCCTGCATCGTCGAACAAGGCGATCCCTCTCCCGTGATCCTTGCCCAGGCGCAGACTCAGGCGGCGGATCTCATCGTCATCGGCAAACAGGGCCAGTCGCGGGCCGAGGAACTCCTCCTTGGCAGCGTCACCCGCCATGTCCTGACCGGATCGACCTGCGATGTCCTGGTGGTGTCGCCGTGA